In Cutaneotrichosporon cavernicola HIS019 DNA, chromosome: 1, one DNA window encodes the following:
- a CDS encoding uncharacterized protein (GDP-mannose 4,6 dehydratase), with the protein MPNSTSETHNMTINGSASNNVVLITGAAGWLGGILGDALLADDPSTQLILADIVEPRPPKAAPNAVTIKADLSDTAAIDGLFTTRLGVPGTIYCLHGIMSRGSEDNFDLGMRINVDSIRAVLNRARTEAENGVPPIKFIFTSSLAVYGGPLPDVVGPSTIATPEGSYGCGKLMSELLVNEYTRRGFVDGRILRLPTIVVRPGPPSNATSAFISGIIREPLSGQEAVCPVGDSLSSSALDELAAWVASPETTIRNFVIARHVPADKFLPHTRAVYLPGFTTTVRQELEALREVAGEEALKLVTFKDDPTNRRIVGSWPARFDNSYPVGLGFVADEGGMVPIVRRFREQLGSAAKF; encoded by the coding sequence ATGCCCAACTCAACCTCAGAAACACACAACATGACTATCAACGGCTCTGCTTCTAACaacgtcgtcctcatcaccgGCGCAGCCGGCTGGCTCGGCGGtatcctcggcgacgcgctgctcgccgacgacccctcgacccagctcatcctcgccgacattgtcgagcCTCGGCCGCCCAAGGCTGCTCCCAACGCCGTTACCATCAAGGCCGATCTGTCGGACACAGCCGCCATCGATGGACTCTTCACCACCCGCCTCGGTGTGCCCGGCACCATCTACTGCCTCCATGGCATCATGTCCCGTGGATCCGAGGACAACTTTGACTTGGGGATGCGCATCAACGTCGACAGCATCCGCGCGGTTCTGAACCGCGCTcgcaccgaggccgagaacgGCGTCCCTCCCATCAAGTTCATCTTCACCTCCTCCCTTGCCGTGTACGGAGGACCGCTCCCCGACGTTGTTGGGCCATCAACCATCGCCACGCCAGAGGGCTCCTACGGCTGCGGCAAGCTCATGAGCGAGCTCCTTGTCAACGAGTACACCCGTCGCGGTTTCGTCGACGGCCGTATCCTCCGTCTCCCCACAATCGTCGTGCGGCCCGGTCCTCCTTCCAACGCTACCTCTGCGTTCATCAGCGGCATCATCCGTGAGCCCCTCTCTGGTCAGGAGGCCGTGTGCCCTGTCGGCGACAGCCTGTCCTCGTCTGCCCTTGACGAACTCGCGGCGTGGGTCGCGTCGCCCGAGACCACCATCCGCAACTTTGTCATTGCGCGCCACGTCCCTGCCGACAAGTTCCTCCCCCACACCCGCGCCGTCTACCTTCCCGGCttcaccaccaccgtccgccaggagctcgaggccctccGCGAGGTTGCaggcgaggaggctctCAAACTCGTCACGTTCAAGGACGACCCTACCAACCGCCGCATCGTCGGCTCCTGGCCCGCACGCTTTGACAACTCGTACcccgtcggcctcggctttgtcgccgacgagggaGGCATGGTTCCCATCGTCCGCCGCTTccgcgagcagctcggGTCAGCGGCCAAGTTCTAA
- the MTG2 gene encoding uncharacterized protein (Ferrous iron transport protein B), with product MTIALRQCTACCRRWTPLNPLWGQVRAASTSSSKRDHQPEPRQIDEDVDEFDDVLGELHRRRKKMDAKRNRTGGDFVDFLRVTVRGGKGGAGTAAFLPTKRGLGPPSGGNGGPGGSVYLETSPLITSLTTVSNRLIGGQGGNGAGNLRHGRRGDDITVVVPVGTVIREITREGEAEKTGRENDDLGLTREERHKRTQERWFVQHPTLQPNDREMSEAEGTCRRAGRWSRPTPTFEQEPALEMDIAAPITAPVLLARGGAGGLGNPHFVGGNNRHPRLASRGVLPPTRTFEFELKLLADVGLVGLPNAGKSTLLRALTGRRAEVANYAFTTLHPQIGVVRVLEDGSWAAEHQGPVEETELEREFDELAREVGEYLPLGRASRDRKVKERSRFSVSDNPGLLARASENYGLGHSFLRSIERSLALAYVMDGRRPDPAADMRVLRAELEAYKTGLAGRARVVALNKTDELPADEVESKAAALRTAIKELGDDAQVLVISAKFGTGVDQVVHLLADAVDAARPKPVEMEKPKVEEAIEKTEVEELF from the exons ATGACCATTGCATTACGACAGTGCACAGCGTGCTGCCGCAGATGGACGCCCTTGAACCCGTTATGGGGGCAGGTCCGCGCTGCATCGACTTCCTCTTCGAAGCGCGACCATCAGCCAGAACCAAGACagatcgacgaggacgtggaCGAGTTTGACGACGTGCTTGGCGAGTTGCATCGGAGGCGCAAGAAAATGGATGCGAAGCGGAACCGGACC GGTGGCGATTTTGTTGACTTTCTGCGGGTGACTGTTCGCGGAG GTAAGGGCGGCGCCGGCACGGCCGCATTCCTGCCTACCAAGCGCGGTTTGGGGCCTCCTTCAGGTGGCAATGGTGGTCCCGGTGGATCCGTCTACCTCGAGACGTCCCCTCTCATAACGTCGTTGACGACTGTGTCCAACCGCCTCATCGGCGGACAGGGCGGCAATGGCGCTGGAAACCTGCGGCACGGGCGACGTGGAGATGACATTACGGTGGTTGTCCCGGTCGGGACAGTGATTCGGGAGATCACTCgtgagggggaggcggagaagacggGGCGAGAGAACGACGACCTCGGTCtgacgcgcgaggagcgtcACAAACGCACGCAGGAGCGATGGTTCGTACAACACCCGACACTCCAACCGAACGACAGAGAAATGAGCGAAGCCGAAGGGACATGCCGTCGAGCGGGACGTTGGTCGCGTCCCACACCGACCTTTGAGCAGGAACCGGCACTCGAGATGGACATTGCGGCGCCGATTACCGCGCcagtcctcctcgctcgtggtggcgctggcggtcTCGGTAACCCTCATTTCGTGGGCGGGAACAACCGACACCCCCGCCTTGCATCTCGTGGCGTCCTTCCCCCTACACGCACATTCGAGTTTGAGCTCAAGCTGTTGGCGgacgtcggcctcgttgGCCTCCCCAACGCCGGAAAGAGCACGCTCCTGCGCGCGCTGACGGGCCGGCgtgccgaggtcgccaacTACGCTTTCACGACACTGCACCCCCAGATTGGTGTCGTGCGGGTCCTCGAAGACGGGAGCTGGGCTGCAGAACACCAGGGCCCAGTAGAGGAGACAGAGCTGGAGCGTGAGTTTGACGAACTCGCGCGTGAGGTAGGCGAGTACCTCCCTCTTGGGCGTGCGTCGCGCGACAGGAAGGTCAAGGAacgctcgcgcttctcggTGAGCGACAACCCTGGTCTgttggcgcgcgccagcgAGAACTACGGTTTGGGACATAGCTTCCTTCGGTCGATCGAGCGGTCACTGGCTCTCGCCTACGTAATGGACGGGCGACGGCCAGACCCTGCAGCCGACATGCGCGTCCTTcgggccgagctcgaggcctACAAGACTGGTCTCGCGGGCCGTGCGCGGGTGGTGGCGCTGAACAAGACGGATGAGCTACcagccgacgaggttgagagcAAGGCCGCAGCGTTGCGGACAGCGATCAAAGAGttgggcgacgacgcccaGGTGCTCGTCATCAGCGCCAAATTTGGCACTGGGGTCGACCAGGTTGTTCACCTCTTGGCGGACGCCGttgacgcggcgcggccgaAGCCtgtggagatggagaagccgaaggtggaggaagcGATCGAGAAGACCGAGGTAGAAGAGTTGTTCTAA
- the ORT1 gene encoding uncharacterized protein (Belongs to the mitochondrial carrier (TC 2.A.29) family), with translation MGEEADPGGAVRDLVCGTIAGMAAKLFEHPFDLVKVRLQSQPIDRPAQFKGPLDCFKYTVKNEGAVGLYRGLSAPIFGAAVENATLFFVYNRCQAAIYKFSSKPAIVDGVQRELSIPELALAGAGAGAVTSFALTPIELIKCRMQVQMIAPGVTATGPVVIKTALEAPGSPSSTVTLPANLANTKAPLKGPFALIADTVRQSGLRGLWLGQTGTFLRETGGSAAWFGTYELVARLLIQRHQKNAPPGHVATKADLAAWELMLAGGMGGIAYNVSLFPADCVKSTMQTHAELNPNKPVPGFGATFMNIYRTRGIRGLYAGCGLTCLRSGPSSAMIFGLFETLRIHFGWVFEPGFGKHGESDDKLK, from the exons ATGGGAGAAGAGGCAGACCCCGGTGGCGCcgtgcgcgacctcgtctgCGGTACA ATCGCGGGCATggccgccaagctcttCGAGCATCCGTTTGACCTCG TCAAGGTCCGCTTGCAGTCGCAGCCAATCGACCGGCCCGCACAATTCAAGGGCCCGCTAGACTGCTTCAAGTACACGGTCAAGAACGAGGGCGCGGTTGGCCTGTATCGTGGACTCTCTGCGCCCATCTTTGGTGCCGCTGTCGAGAACGCAACTCTGTTCTTTGTGTACAACCGCTGCCAGGCTGCGATTTACAAGTTCTCGTCCAAGCCTGCGATCGTCGACGGTGTACAGCGTGAACTGTCCATCCCAgaactcgcgctcgccggtGCTGGAGCAGGTGCTGTGACCTCGTTCGCTCT CACTCCCatcgagctcatcaagtGCCGCATGCAAGTGCAGATGATCGCTCCCGGTGTTACCGCAACTGGTCCGGTTGTTATCAAGACTGCCCTCGAAGCTCCAggctcgccgtcctcgacagtCACCCTTCCCGCCAACCTTGCAAACACCAAGGCTCCTCTCAAAGGTCCCTTTGCTCTGATCGCCGACACTGTCCGGCAGAGCGGACTGCGGGGCCTGTGGCTTGGGCAAACGGGCACATTCCTCCGTGAGACCGGCGGCTCGGCCGCATGGTTCGGGACTTATGAGCTCGTGGCCCGCCTTCTCATCCAGCGACACCAGAAGAACGCTCCACCGGGGCATGTCGCGACAAAGGCGGATCTCGCGGCTTGGGAGCTCATGTTGGCGGGTGGGATGGGCGGCATTGCGTACAACGTCTCGCTCTTCCCTGCCGACTGCGTCAAGAGCACGATGCAGAcgcacgccgagctcaacccCAACAAGCCGGTGCCCGGCTTTGGCGCCACTTTCATGAACATCTACCGCACCCGCGGTATCCGCGGACTGTACGCTGGGTGCGGACTCACGTGTCTCCGTTCTGGACCGTCGTCAGCGATGATCTTTGGCCTGTTCGAGACGCTGCGCATACATTTTGGCTGGGTGTTTGAGCCTGGGTTCGGCAAGCacggcgagagcgacgacaagctcaagtAG
- a CDS encoding uncharacterized protein (nuclear movement protein nudc), whose product MATIEQQDKMSKEERAAYDAKERAREQTEQDALPYKWSQDLNTVSVSVPLPSGTRGRDLQVVMERRKLKVDVKGGATLLEGELFEEIAKDDSSWTIEDGTLTFELEKMSAHIGSHRWWPHVLTHDPKIDTTKIQPESSKLSDLDGETRAMVEKMMFDNQQRQAGKPTSDEIKKMETLEKFKKAHPEMDFSNAKMG is encoded by the exons ATGGCCACAATCGAGCAACAGGACAAGATGTCAAAGGAGGAGCGTGCGGCATATGACGCAaaggagcgcgcgcgcgagcagaCCGAACAGGATG CGCTCCCGTACAAGTGGAGCCAGGACCTGAACACTGTGTCTGTATCTGTCCCGTTGCCGAGCGGGACTCGTGGCCGTGACCTCCAGGTCGTCATGGAGCGGCGGAAGCTGAAG GTTGATGTGAAGGGTGGCGCGAcgctgctcgagggcgagttgTTCGAGGAGATTGCAAAGGACGATAGCTCGTGGACCATTG AAGACGGCACCCTCACgttcgagctcgagaagatgAGCGCCCACATCGGGAGTCATCGGTGGTGGCCACATGTCCTGACGCACGACCCCAAGATCGACACCACCAAGATCCAGCCCGAGAGCTCCAAGCTGagcgacctcgacggcgagacTCGTGCCATGGTTGAGAAGATGATG TTTGACAACCAGCAACGACAGGCTGGCAAGCCAACGTCGGACGAGATCAAGAAGATGGAGACGCTCGAAAAGTTCAAGAAGGCACACCCCGAGATGGACTTTAGCAAC GCCAAGATGGGTTAA
- the PEX11 gene encoding uncharacterized protein (peroxisome organization and biogenesis-related protein), with translation MTVVDALILNPKVTQSLALLATTLGRDKLYRLIQYVSRVIAWSLARNGHIDLASRFDGLKGALGQARKVMRVFKPLENLQAAVKIADAPLKGATGAEHLSKATQLARQLCYATYLTTDSIVWLQFAKFLRIDKDKMARIGRISQKAWFFGILFSLVSSASGLVNLRAQSRRFALQAEVTRDDEEKDAAASEAERRKQGRALLAQRQTIVSQLVTDVFDFWLPANNLGYINLNDGVVGTAGAITSYIALQKAWAKHARK, from the exons ATGACCGTTGTCGACgctctcatcctcaaccccaaGGTCACTCAGAGCCTCGCTCTGCTTGCCACCACCCTCGGTCGCGACAAG CTCTACCGTCTCATCCAGTATGTCTCGCGTGTGATCGCGTGGTCGCTGGCTCGCAACGGTCacatcgacctcgcctcgcgcttcgaCGGCCTCAAGGGCGCGCTGGGCCAGGCGCGCAAGG TGATGCGTGTGTTCAAGCCCCTCGAGAACCTCCAGGCGGCTGTCAAGATTGCCGATGCGCCACT CAAGGGGGCTACCGGCGCCGAGCACCTCTCCAAGGCGACCCAGTTGGCGCGTCAGCTCTGCTACGCGACGTACCTCACCACGGACTCGATTGTTTGGTTGCAGTTTGCAAAGTTCCTGCGCATCGACAAGGATAAGATGGCCAGGATTGGGCGGATTTCGCAGAAGGCTTGGTTCTTCGGCATTTTGTTCTCGCTcgtctcgagcgcgtccggTCTCGTCAACCTGCGCGCTCAGAGCCGCCGGTTTGCGCTCCAGGCCGAGGTTACTcgtgatgacgaggagaaggacgccgccgcgtccgaggccgagcgccgcaAGCAGGGCCgcgctctcctcgcgcagcgccaGACTATTGTTTCGCAGCTCGTCACCGACGTCTTCGACTTCTGGCTCCCCGCCAACAATCTCGGGTATATCAACCTCAACGACGGTGTCGTCGGCACGGCTGGTGCCATCACGTCGTACATTGCCCTCCAGAAGGCATGGGCCAAGCACGCGCGCAAGTAG
- a CDS encoding uncharacterized protein (Peptidase family M28), whose product MHLGTLLTLPLLAAAVPAAPLSGQAPFQPSSYDPEISIDLDLDDLRLVRFAENEQPVWVTELQKIEAKAAGRNFMDITDTPKLGMSTFLRPKKSSKHKYTKPGKHSKDVKAFQKNIDVKHMEKFLSKFTSFKTRYYRSQTGKDSQRFLQATLSEISNLHEAGGIKVSEFPHSWGQNSLIVRFPAENPKGPVTIVAAHQDSTNMWPFLPAPGADDDGSGTTSILEAYKSLSEGNFTSTNPLEFHWYSAEEGGLLGSQAVAKDYEARGVDVNAMIQMDMTAWVKRGSEEVIGIVTDFVDPDLTSWLTMAVDAYCDIPAVETKCGYACSDHASWTQAGYQSSFSIESKFEDSNKNIHSTNDRMDISDEFSIKHMAQFSKLAIAFAVELSS is encoded by the exons ATGCACCTGGGCACACTCCTtaccctccccctcctcgccgcggcggtcCCAGCGGCTCCTCTCAGCGGCCAGGCGCCGTTCCAACCATCGTCGTACGACCCTGAGATCTCgatcgacctcgaccttgacgacCTCCGTCTTGTCCGCTTCGCCGAGAATGAGCAGCCAGT ATGGGTGACGGAGCTGCAGAAgatcgaggccaaggcggctgGGCGTAACTTCATGGACAT TACCGACACACCAAAGTTAGGAATGTCGACATTCCTGCGGCCCAAGAAGTCGTCCAAGCACAAGTACACCAAGCCGGGCAAGCACTCGAAGGACGTCAAGGCCTTCCAAAAGAACATTGACGTCAAGCACATGGAGAAGTTCCTCTCCAAGTTTACTTCATTCAAGACGCGTTACTACCGCTCTCAGACTGGCAAGGACTCGCAGCGCTTCCTGCAGGCCACCCTTTCCGAGATCAGCAATCTGCACGAGGCTGGTGGCATAAAGGTGTCCGAGTTCCCCCACTCGTGGGGCCAGAATTCGCTCATCGTCCGATTCCCTGCCGAGAACCCAAAGGGGCCGGTCACCATCGTCGCTGCGCACCAGGACAGCACCAACATGTGGCCATTCCTCCCTGCTCCTGGcgccgatgacgacggATCTGGCACTACCTCCATCCTCGAGGCGTACAAGTCCCTTTCAGAGGGCAACTTTACCTCGACCAACCCCCTCGAGTTCCACTGGTACTCGGCTGAGGAGGGTGGTTTGCTCGGCTCGCAAGCCGTTGCCAAGGACTACGAGGCGcgtggcgtcgacgtcaacgcCATGATCCAGATGGACATGACTGCTTGGGTCAAGCgcggcagcgaggaagTGATTGGCATCGTAACCGACTTTGTCGACCCCGATCTCACTTCGTGGCTCACCATGGCCGTGGACGCGTACT GTGACATCCCTGCTGTGGAGACCAAGTGCGGCTATGCATGCTCGGACCACGCATCGTGGACCCAGGCTGGATACCAGAGCTCGTTCTCAATCGAGAGCAAGTTTGAGGACTCGAACAAGAACATCCACTCGACCAACGACCGGATGGACATTTCAGACGAGTTCTCGATCAAGCACATGGCGCAGTtctccaagctcgccaTTGCGttcgccgtcgagctctCGTCATAA